The Cyclobacteriaceae bacterium genome includes a region encoding these proteins:
- a CDS encoding TIGR00159 family protein codes for MILAFKIAFLEVSWVDLVDIGLVTILLYQIYKMIRGSLAVNIFLGILSLYLIYLVVRAAQMELLAKILGQFMGVGVLAMIILFQPELRKFLLVIGRTTELNKNFFKSLAHFQNRFHDDFDVHQVIEAVKTLKATRTGALIVFSRDTELKFYNETGDTLDAEVSKRLLISIFNKNSPLHDGAVIISKGRIKAARCVLPVSENDHLPPHFGLRHRSAIGMSETTDTLVLAISEETGRLILTRNGKYLKSLKLRQVEQKILEYLHNEEPKKWDEVLIEPEAAESQEVKA; via the coding sequence GTGATACTGGCATTCAAAATAGCATTTCTTGAAGTTAGTTGGGTTGACCTTGTCGACATTGGCCTGGTGACCATTCTTCTTTATCAGATTTATAAGATGATAAGAGGAAGTCTTGCCGTTAATATTTTTCTCGGCATTCTATCACTTTATCTTATCTATTTGGTGGTTCGGGCTGCACAGATGGAATTGCTGGCAAAAATTCTGGGGCAGTTCATGGGGGTTGGTGTGTTAGCAATGATCATTCTCTTTCAACCAGAGCTTAGAAAATTTCTATTGGTGATTGGTCGCACAACGGAGCTGAACAAAAATTTCTTCAAATCATTGGCCCATTTTCAGAATCGCTTTCATGATGATTTTGATGTTCACCAGGTTATTGAAGCCGTTAAAACACTTAAGGCAACACGGACTGGAGCATTGATCGTCTTTTCAAGGGATACAGAGTTGAAATTTTATAATGAAACCGGAGATACGTTGGATGCTGAAGTATCAAAAAGATTATTGATCTCAATTTTTAACAAGAACAGTCCGTTGCACGATGGTGCGGTTATCATTTCAAAGGGACGAATCAAGGCAGCGCGTTGCGTGTTGCCCGTCAGTGAGAACGATCATCTTCCGCCTCATTTCGGCTTACGACACCGATCCGCAATCGGAATGAGTGAAACCACCGATACGCTGGTCCTTGCTATTTCAGAAGAAACCGGGCGTCTTATCCTTACACGTAATGGAAAATACCTGAAGAGTCTGAAGCTCCGCCAGGTTGAACAAAAGATCCTTGAATATCTCCATAACGAAGAACCCAAAAAGTGGGACGAGGTTTTGATCGAGCCTGAGGCTGCAGAATCGCAGGAAGTAAAAGCTTAG
- the folP gene encoding dihydropteroate synthase encodes MGILNITPDSFYDGGKFADQNTILNQVRKMLEEGADFIDVGGYSSRPGAKNISVEEELGRVVPVIELITKNFPEAILSIDTFRSEVARKSIEAGASMINDISGGELDPKMFETVASLKVPYILMHMRGTPETMLTLTEYEDIIKEMVLYFQTKIRQLHLMGVKDIIIDPGFGFAKTIDQNFKILQHLNYFRILGQPILAGLSRKSMIWRTLETSSENALNGTTALNSIALVNGANILRVHDVKEAVECARLVARLK; translated from the coding sequence ATGGGAATTCTGAACATCACGCCGGATAGTTTTTACGACGGCGGAAAATTCGCAGATCAGAATACAATTCTGAATCAGGTGAGAAAAATGCTGGAAGAGGGTGCGGATTTTATTGATGTTGGGGGGTATTCATCCCGACCAGGTGCTAAAAATATTTCAGTGGAGGAAGAGCTTGGAAGAGTGGTTCCTGTAATAGAGCTGATCACAAAGAATTTCCCGGAAGCCATTTTATCTATTGATACTTTTCGTTCAGAGGTGGCCCGAAAATCCATTGAGGCTGGTGCATCCATGATCAACGATATTTCAGGTGGAGAGCTTGATCCAAAAATGTTTGAAACTGTCGCTTCATTAAAAGTTCCATACATTCTCATGCACATGAGAGGCACTCCTGAAACAATGTTGACATTGACAGAGTATGAAGATATCATAAAGGAGATGGTCTTATATTTTCAAACAAAGATCCGGCAACTGCATCTGATGGGTGTAAAAGACATTATCATCGATCCGGGTTTTGGTTTTGCCAAGACCATAGATCAGAATTTTAAAATATTGCAGCACCTGAATTACTTCAGAATTCTGGGGCAGCCGATACTGGCAGGATTATCACGCAAGTCAATGATCTGGAGAACACTTGAAACTAGTTCCGAAAATGCGCTTAATGGCACCACTGCTTTGAATTCAATAGCGTTAGTAAACGGAGCAAATATTTTAAGGGTACATGACGTTAAAGAAGCGGTAGAGTGCGCGAGGCTTGTTGCCAGATTGAAGTAG
- a CDS encoding DUF1599 domain-containing protein produces the protein MISETSTQYKEVISACQELFAKKTRDYGTAWRVLRLPSITDQIYIKAQRIRSIQEKGIQKVEDGIREEFMGIINYCAIAMIQIRLDANSSLELTAEEVVPLYNEAMKETFELLENKNHDYGEAWREMRVSSITDIILMKLLRVKQIEDNQGKTLVSEGVKANYQDMINYAVFCLIKLKN, from the coding sequence ATGATTTCAGAAACTTCCACACAATATAAAGAGGTAATCAGCGCCTGCCAAGAATTGTTTGCCAAGAAGACCCGTGACTATGGCACGGCCTGGCGTGTCCTGCGACTGCCCAGCATTACAGATCAGATCTACATAAAGGCTCAACGGATCCGCAGCATTCAGGAAAAAGGTATTCAGAAAGTAGAAGACGGCATTCGTGAAGAGTTCATGGGCATCATCAATTATTGCGCGATCGCGATGATTCAGATCAGGCTGGACGCCAACTCATCTCTTGAACTCACAGCAGAAGAAGTTGTTCCTCTTTATAATGAAGCGATGAAAGAGACTTTTGAGCTTCTGGAAAATAAGAATCACGACTATGGTGAAGCATGGAGGGAGATGAGGGTGAGCTCTATCACCGACATTATTCTTATGAAATTGTTAAGAGTGAAACAAATTGAAGACAATCAAGGTAAAACACTCGTAAGTGAAGGAGTGAAGGCAAATTATCAGGACATGATCAACTACGCTGTGTTTTGCCTTATTAAGTTAAAAAATTAA
- a CDS encoding DoxX family protein, with protein sequence MQKVIDQFSRFFVGGLFIFSGLIKINDPIGTEIKMEEYFEVFALDFGSFFHYFIPWSLEIGMLMIVLELALGVAILLFYRMPLTTWILLALMVFFTFLTFYSAYFNKVTDCGCFGDAIKLTPWESFTKDIILMVFVLHLFWYRKRYQAVLRTWEGHSVIIATILISFFVGIYAINHLPYIDFRAYRVGKNIPQQMLPGEVPIIEYVFDKDGKEVRSDKFLTPEQGYTYKSSSILNEDAIKAKITDYSVSGPEGEDLTQSSFQGPQLLIIMYDVNKASVKNIAEIRRLTRDLDGKVKMMILTSSSAESIETFRHEHQLAVPFAFSDATVLKTIIRSNPGIALWKDGTVLGNWHHNNTPSASTVIEMLK encoded by the coding sequence ATGCAAAAAGTCATAGATCAGTTTTCTCGTTTTTTTGTTGGTGGACTTTTCATTTTTTCAGGATTGATCAAGATCAATGATCCGATCGGTACCGAAATAAAAATGGAAGAATACTTTGAAGTATTTGCCCTGGACTTCGGATCGTTCTTCCATTATTTCATTCCATGGTCATTGGAAATCGGAATGCTGATGATCGTGCTGGAACTCGCCCTTGGAGTTGCGATCCTGCTCTTTTACAGAATGCCCCTCACAACATGGATATTGCTGGCGTTGATGGTCTTCTTTACGTTCCTCACTTTCTATTCGGCATATTTTAATAAAGTAACGGATTGCGGATGCTTCGGTGATGCTATCAAGCTTACACCATGGGAATCTTTTACGAAAGACATTATCCTTATGGTATTTGTTCTCCACTTATTCTGGTACAGAAAAAGGTATCAGGCGGTCCTGAGAACATGGGAAGGTCACAGTGTGATCATCGCAACGATCTTAATAAGTTTTTTTGTTGGAATCTATGCAATCAATCATCTGCCATACATCGACTTCAGGGCCTACCGTGTTGGAAAGAATATTCCTCAGCAGATGCTACCGGGTGAAGTGCCGATCATTGAGTATGTCTTTGATAAGGATGGTAAAGAAGTTCGTTCAGATAAATTCCTGACTCCGGAACAAGGATATACTTACAAATCATCAAGCATTCTCAATGAGGATGCCATTAAGGCGAAGATTACCGACTACTCGGTGAGCGGACCGGAAGGAGAAGATCTCACACAGTCTTCTTTTCAAGGACCACAATTATTAATTATTATGTATGATGTGAATAAGGCCTCTGTGAAAAACATCGCAGAGATCCGCAGGCTTACCCGCGATCTGGATGGAAAAGTGAAAATGATGATTCTGACTTCATCATCAGCAGAATCAATTGAAACATTCAGACATGAACACCAGTTGGCGGTACCTTTTGCGTTTTCAGATGCTACTGTTTTGAAAACAATTATCCGTTCCAATCCTGGAATCGCTTTATGGAAGGATGGAACTGTTTTAGGGAACTGGCATCATAACAATACACCTTCTGCCAGTACAGTAATTGAAATGTTAAAATAA
- a CDS encoding AAA family ATPase, with protein sequence MKIFLLGLPGSGKTTLGREIAKLLKTPFVDLDAEIEKTEGTTIRKIFEQKKEDHFRKVESAELKKWCALSGDFVMATGGGAPVYFDNINHINQSGLSIFLDVPASEIARRIVHNKRAESPHFANAHPESIKDHLEFMRSHRLPFYRQAHHTVSGTTITVAEVIDQIKKGTPQ encoded by the coding sequence ATGAAAATCTTTTTATTGGGTCTTCCGGGTTCTGGCAAAACAACACTGGGCAGGGAAATCGCCAAACTCCTGAAGACTCCTTTTGTCGACCTTGATGCTGAGATAGAGAAAACAGAAGGCACCACTATCCGGAAAATCTTTGAACAGAAAAAGGAAGACCACTTCAGAAAGGTTGAATCAGCTGAGCTTAAAAAATGGTGTGCATTATCAGGTGATTTTGTAATGGCAACCGGTGGGGGTGCACCTGTTTATTTTGATAACATCAATCATATCAACCAGTCAGGCCTCAGCATTTTTTTGGATGTTCCTGCAAGTGAAATCGCCAGGCGAATAGTACATAACAAACGTGCAGAAAGTCCTCATTTTGCCAACGCACATCCTGAAAGCATAAAAGATCATCTTGAGTTTATGCGGTCACACCGACTGCCGTTTTACCGCCAGGCTCATCATACCGTTTCCGGAACAACGATTACAGTTGCTGAGGTGATCGATCAGATTAAAAAGGGAACCCCACAGTAA